The following proteins come from a genomic window of Drosophila sulfurigaster albostrigata strain 15112-1811.04 chromosome X, ASM2355843v2, whole genome shotgun sequence:
- the LOC133847546 gene encoding sodium/potassium/calcium exchanger 3, whose amino-acid sequence MLKNARLLLGVFIVFASLIADTQATANYNDTNFLEASLRYLDEQLLFDILPRGTCPGEEADAPLDEFAEIFTVEQLRQGWVVLHVFAAIYFFILLAIICNDYFLPTVECICEDLHLSKDVAAATFMATATSMPEFFTNTISTLILESDMGLGTIIGSLMFNTLGVAGLAALCINKPVQLDWWPIARDCVIYIFNTIVLLVLAWGGSISFVESCIMMGFLVLYYLITFNNNKFMPAIRVFIEDRMNCCFSTRYDLTEPPENSAKAQLPLKKDPLSGDGLFVINFPENTSSMSSTANLTHSKNWNGEDEEEDQMPDSIFAYPHHASRFMKCWWVFVFPIRLLLRVIIPHPMRHRRLYPLSFIMCIITIGANAYLIVWMLTAFGVAIHVPTIVMGLTFLAAGSTMPEAVSSLISLRNGESGIGVSNSLGANSLAILLSLGVPWFVKNCMNYGTGEKQQVGTQGIEYNIIILILSTIALFIILSCSGYRLTKRVGVALFVVYTVFIVLQILIEMNVFFPLVCSS is encoded by the exons CGAACTATAATGACACCAACTTTCTGGAAGCATCGCTAAGATATTTGGATGAACAGCTACTATTCGATATACTGCCCAGGGGAACGTGTCCTGGCGAAGAGGCCGATGCGCCGCTCGATGAGTTTGCCGAGATATTTACGG TGGAACAACTACGCCAGGGCTGGGTAGTATTGCATGTATTTGCAgctatatatttctttatattgcTTGCGATTATTTGCAACGATTACTTTCTGCCCACTGTCGAGTGCATCTGCGAGGATCTGCATCTATCCAAGGATGTGGCTGCAGCGACATTTATGGCCACGGCCACCTCAATGCCCGAGTTTTTTACGAATACGATAAGTACTTTGATACTTGAATCAGACATGGGTCTGGGCACGATTATTGGCTCTCTAATGTTTAACACATTGGGTGTTGCTGGCCTTGCTGCCCTCTGCATCAATAAG cCAGTGCAGTTGGACTGGTGGCCTATAGCTCGTGATTGTGTTATCTATATCTTCAATACGATCGTATTGCTGGTGCTCGCTTGGGGCGGTAGCATTAGCTTTGTGGAGTCCTGCATTATGATGGGTTTCCTGGTGCTCTACTATCTGATCacattcaacaacaacaaatttatgccTGCCATACGCGTCTTTATCGAGGATCGCATGAACTGTTGCTTCTCCACGCGCTACG acCTAACGGAACCGCCAGAGAATAGCGCCAAAGCACAACTGCCTTTGAAAAAGGATCCACTTTCTGGCGATGGCCTTTTTGTGATCAATTTCCCAGAGAATACCTCTTCAATGTCATCGACAGCCAACTTAACACACTCAAAGAATT GGAATGGCGAAGATGAAGAAGAGGATCAAATGCCCGATAGCATTTTTGCCTATCCTCATCATGCGTCACGTTTTATGAAATGCTGGTGGGTCTTTGTTTTTCCCATCAGACTGTTGCTGCGCGTTATCATTCCGCATCCGATGCGTCATCGCCGTCTATATCCCTTGTCCTTTATCATGTGCATTATTACAATTGGCGCGAACGCTTATCTTATTGTCTGGATGTTAACGGCGTTCGGTGTGGCCATTCATGTGCCCACAATTGTAATGGGTCTCACATTTCTTGCCGCCGGCTCCACGATGCCCGAAGCGGTCTCCAGCCTGATTTCGCTGCGCAATG GTGAAAGTGGCATTGGTGTGTCCAATTCATTGGGCGCCAATTCGTTGGCCATTTTGTTATCGCTCGGCGTGCCGTGGTTTGTGAAAAACTGCATGAACTATGGCACTGGGGAGAAGCAGCAAGTGGGCACCCAGGGTATCGAGTACAATATTATCATATTGATATTATCGACAATTGCGCTCTTCATTATATTGAGCTGCAGCGGTTACCGACTAACGAAACGCGTGGGCGTCGCACTGTTTGTTGTGTACACTGTTTTTATAGTACTGCAAATCCTGATCGAGATGAACGTGTTCTTCCCGCTCGTTTGCAGTAGCTAG